From one bacterium genomic stretch:
- a CDS encoding ABC transporter substrate-binding protein, with protein MRLQIALLVLVGMIALLLPGMPQFAGAQTAATLIQGLGEEPENLDPQRTTRFHSLVVLSYVAEPLFTLDKNFKVVPLLAQSHEWSADRKTLKVTLKPELFFHNGAPVTSADVKATFERYITVSPLSSYLRPRTGGITSMDTPDARTIIFRFGQPKPLAIISDLADAHTGILPASFIAGTPSADIGIRALIGTGPYIFKEWVPGDRIVLERFDRYRWGPAFSPNRGPANFQRLVFRIVPEDATMTAEVAAGNVDLTFDVTPSGLQQLRANPNVIVMQAPSFSVQYLVLNMERWFFQSTKVRQAIAHSIDKEAIARAAWLGVGQPLEGLISAATIGYWPGVKGYAYKYDVERAKQLFAEAGWKAGPDGILRRDGDRFEVTLITFSNVDQWRRAGVIVQSQLRQVGIDVKVETAEVGAAYDRARAGTFDIGIFRNTWWLGQPYLNFLTHSTNIPVSNFSRWANSELDKLLETAGAAIDDDERDQALNRVQRIVVESAVWVPLVSNTSLLAAKRSVGGLEVLASHPWWPPHLRALAITRK; from the coding sequence ATGCGTTTGCAGATAGCGCTGCTCGTCCTGGTAGGCATGATCGCCCTGCTCCTGCCAGGAATGCCGCAGTTTGCCGGTGCGCAGACCGCGGCTACGCTGATCCAGGGACTGGGGGAGGAGCCTGAAAACCTGGATCCCCAGCGGACGACCCGGTTCCACTCGCTGGTCGTCCTGAGCTACGTGGCCGAACCGCTGTTCACGCTGGACAAGAACTTCAAGGTGGTTCCTCTGCTCGCGCAATCACACGAGTGGTCTGCCGACAGGAAGACCCTCAAGGTCACGCTCAAGCCCGAACTCTTCTTCCACAACGGCGCCCCGGTGACTTCGGCCGACGTCAAGGCGACCTTCGAACGGTACATCACCGTGTCACCGCTGTCCTCGTATCTGCGGCCGCGCACGGGTGGGATAACCAGCATGGACACGCCGGATGCCCGCACGATCATCTTCCGTTTCGGCCAGCCCAAGCCCCTGGCGATTATCTCCGACCTGGCCGACGCGCATACGGGCATCCTGCCGGCATCCTTCATAGCCGGCACGCCATCGGCAGACATCGGCATCAGGGCCCTAATTGGTACAGGACCGTACATCTTCAAGGAGTGGGTTCCGGGCGACCGGATCGTCCTGGAACGCTTTGACCGGTACCGGTGGGGTCCGGCCTTCTCGCCCAACCGCGGCCCGGCCAACTTCCAGCGTCTTGTATTCAGGATCGTGCCTGAGGACGCCACGATGACGGCAGAGGTGGCCGCCGGCAACGTGGACCTGACGTTCGATGTCACCCCGTCCGGCCTGCAGCAGCTCCGGGCCAACCCCAACGTGATCGTCATGCAGGCTCCCTCATTCAGCGTCCAGTACCTCGTTCTGAACATGGAGCGCTGGTTCTTCCAGAGTACAAAGGTGCGCCAGGCCATAGCGCACAGCATAGACAAGGAGGCGATCGCGCGGGCTGCCTGGCTGGGCGTCGGCCAGCCCCTGGAAGGCCTCATCAGCGCGGCGACCATTGGTTACTGGCCGGGCGTAAAGGGCTACGCGTACAAGTACGACGTTGAGCGGGCCAAGCAGCTCTTTGCCGAAGCCGGGTGGAAAGCCGGGCCGGACGGAATCTTGCGCCGCGATGGCGACCGTTTCGAGGTCACGCTGATCACGTTCTCGAACGTTGACCAATGGCGCCGTGCCGGTGTTATTGTGCAGAGCCAGCTTCGCCAAGTCGGGATTGACGTCAAGGTAGAGACGGCCGAGGTGGGAGCAGCCTATGACCGCGCTCGGGCCGGGACCTTCGATATCGGGATCTTCCGCAACACGTGGTGGCTTGGGCAGCCCTACCTGAACTTCCTGACCCACTCCACGAACATTCCGGTCAGCAACTTCTCGCGGTGGGCCAACAGTGAGCTTGACAAGCTACTGGAAACAGCCGGGGCGGCCATTGATGACGACGAGCGCGATCAGGCGCTCAACCGCGTGCAACGTATCGTAGTAGAGTCCGCGGTCTGGGTTCCGCTGGTTTCCAACACGAGCCTGCTCGCTGCGAAGAGGTCAGTGGGCGGCCTGGAGGTGCTGGCGTCGCATCCCTGGTGGCCTCCCCACCTGAGGGCGCTCGCGATTACGAGGAAGTAG
- a CDS encoding ABC transporter permease — protein sequence MTRYVLHRLLALIPVAIGVTLVVFSLLHLTGDPVRLLFGLNVPEDIVQQRREELGLDRPVAVQYLRWLGRAVRGDLGMSITTGDHVVAMIRPRVGATLELTILALLVTLAVSLPAGVLSAVRRNTAVDNLSRVAALFWVSMPTFWLGLLFIMVFGVWLGVLPISGRAGGLWTLEGLRSHVLPVLTLGLPPAAMFTRFTRSSMLEVIGEEYIRTARSKGLAERAVVIRHALRNALIPIITLIGLRLPWLFGGAVITETVFAWPGMGRLLVDAVLKRDYPVVQGIVVAMALLVVGSSLLVDLLYAVVDPRIRYE from the coding sequence ATGACCCGGTATGTCCTGCACCGGCTGCTGGCTCTGATTCCGGTCGCGATCGGGGTCACCCTTGTCGTCTTCAGTCTCCTGCACCTGACGGGTGACCCTGTTCGACTGCTCTTCGGCCTCAATGTGCCGGAGGACATCGTCCAGCAGCGCCGCGAAGAGCTGGGACTTGACCGTCCTGTGGCAGTCCAGTACCTGCGATGGCTGGGGCGGGCCGTGCGCGGCGATTTGGGGATGTCCATCACCACCGGTGATCACGTCGTCGCGATGATCCGCCCGCGCGTCGGCGCGACGCTGGAACTGACCATTCTCGCCCTGCTCGTGACCCTGGCGGTAAGCCTGCCTGCCGGTGTGCTCTCGGCGGTCCGCAGGAACACCGCCGTGGACAACCTGTCCAGGGTCGCGGCCCTCTTCTGGGTGTCAATGCCCACCTTCTGGCTGGGTCTGCTGTTCATCATGGTCTTTGGGGTTTGGCTCGGAGTGCTGCCGATCTCCGGACGGGCCGGCGGTCTCTGGACGCTGGAGGGGCTGCGCAGCCACGTGCTGCCGGTTCTGACCCTGGGCCTGCCGCCCGCGGCCATGTTCACGCGCTTCACCCGGTCCAGCATGCTGGAGGTTATCGGCGAGGAGTACATTCGCACGGCACGCAGCAAGGGGTTGGCCGAACGAGCCGTCGTGATCCGCCACGCCCTGCGCAACGCGCTGATCCCGATCATTACCCTGATAGGGCTGCGGCTTCCATGGCTGTTTGGCGGTGCCGTGATCACCGAGACGGTCTTCGCCTGGCCCGGCATGGGGCGGCTCCTGGTGGATGCGGTCCTGAAGCGCGACTACCCAGTCGTGCAGGGTATCGTGGTGGCGATGGCCCTCCTGGTCGTCGGTAGCAGCCTGCTGGTGGACCTGCTCTACGCGGTGGTTGACCCACGCATCCGGTATGAGTGA